The following are encoded in a window of uncultured Ilyobacter sp. genomic DNA:
- the rbsK gene encoding ribokinase has translation MGRILVVGSINMDLVTRVSKPPKIGETVLGEDFKQIPGGKGANQAVAMARLGSDVTMIGMVGEDSFGDTLLSAIKKDGVDISGIGRCKNKSTGIASIVVDDDANNSIIVVSGANFEIKKEDIDANIKLYENSEIVVHQLETPLDIVEYSLKLSKKLGKTTILNPAPAKAMSDEIIKNVDYLIPNETELELLAGVPVKTKEDILTACRKMMVKGVKKLIVTLGSRGAIYVDSEGAREFGAYKVVAVDTTAAGDSFIGGLTAAFSRGEPMEKAMDFAAKVGAITVTREGAQTSLPELDEVINFKEVM, from the coding sequence ATGGGTAGAATACTAGTAGTAGGAAGTATAAATATGGATCTTGTGACGAGGGTCTCTAAACCACCGAAGATAGGAGAAACAGTACTAGGTGAGGATTTTAAACAGATACCCGGGGGAAAGGGAGCTAATCAAGCTGTTGCCATGGCAAGGCTAGGATCAGATGTGACTATGATTGGAATGGTAGGTGAGGACTCCTTTGGAGACACTCTCCTCTCTGCCATAAAAAAGGACGGAGTAGATATCTCTGGTATAGGTAGATGCAAAAACAAATCCACTGGAATAGCTAGCATAGTTGTGGATGACGATGCCAATAATTCTATAATAGTAGTTTCAGGTGCAAATTTTGAAATAAAAAAAGAGGATATAGATGCGAATATTAAACTTTATGAAAATTCGGAAATAGTTGTACATCAGCTAGAAACACCACTAGATATAGTGGAATATTCTCTGAAACTCAGCAAGAAACTGGGGAAAACTACAATACTGAATCCAGCACCTGCAAAAGCAATGTCAGATGAGATAATAAAAAATGTGGATTATCTTATTCCTAATGAGACTGAATTAGAACTCCTTGCAGGAGTTCCTGTAAAAACCAAAGAGGATATTCTCACGGCGTGCCGAAAAATGATGGTAAAGGGTGTAAAAAAACTAATAGTCACCCTGGGGTCTAGGGGGGCCATATATGTAGACAGTGAAGGTGCGAGAGAGTTTGGTGCGTATAAGGTCGTGGCAGTAGATACTACGGCTGCAGGGGATTCCTTTATAGGTGGCCTCACGGCTGCTTTTTCTAGGGGGGAGCCTATGGAAAAGGCGATGGATTTTGCTGCAAAAGTAGGGGCAATAACAGTGACTAGAGAGGGTGCTCAGACTTCCCTCCCGGAACTGGATGAAGTTATAAACTTTAAGGAAGTGATGTAA